In Luteitalea sp., the DNA window CAGCGAGCCGCCCCATTTGTTCCGTTTGTATTCGGGCAGGGCTTCACCCGCCAGGTTCGTGAAAAAGCCCTTCGCGTCGAGATTGTCGTTGCGGTGCTCCCAGAACCCCTCGCCATGGAAGGCGTTGCCGCCCCCTTTGGTGATGATATTGACGGCATTCGCGCCGCTGCCGAACTCCGCACCCATGCTGGCGGTCTGCAGCCGCACCTCTTCCACCACTGCTGACGAGAGGATGTTCGTGTTCTGGCTGTAAATCGCGAGCGACGAGTCGGATCCATCAATCGAGACATTGGACGAGGAATCCCGCTGGCCGCCGGCCAGGACGCCCGACGACTCGAAACTGCCGGCCGCACTCACCCGTCGCAAGGAATGTTGGCCGAAGGTCATATTCCCCAGGCTCAGATATTGCGGTGAGGTATTCGGCGCCAGGGCGAGCAGATCAAAGTAATTGCGCGTTTCGACGGGCATCTTATCCACCAGCTGCTCGTCGATGGTCGTCGCCAACTCCGCCGTCGTCGTATTGAGGAGCTCCGCGCCCGCAGCCGAGATGGTGACCTCCTCGGTGACGTCGCCGAGCTCGAGGGTGATATCCACCTCCGCCGGGATCGCGACCAACGCATCCCGATCGGTAATCACCGCGGGCCGAAATCCAGGCAGGCTCGCGCGGATCGTATACGTCCCTGGTCGCAGTGACTGAACCGAATAGTACCCCGCGTCATTGGTCACCCGTTCCCGGCTCACGCCGGTCGCCTGATGCACAATCGTCACCGTGACGCCGGGCAAGACCGCGCCCGTCGTGTCCCGCACCCTCCCCACGATCGCCGTGGTCGTCTGCACCTGCGCGTAGAGGGTCGTCACGATTACCAACACACTCGAGACACTGCACAGGGGTGCGAAGATGTGACGTGCCATTTTGGTTACACTCCCTTCGAAGGTGACACGGGTCCAATGAGGGCAGGATGAGTGCAAACCTCGAGAGCCGCCGATCGCTCTATTACAGCCAGCTTCCGAACTAATTATGGCTTTAGCATATTCCCCGCTCCGGGACCTGTCAACAGATATGGACCTAAACAAGGGGATGATTCTACGAATTCGTTGCTCAAACGGAACGCCGATCGACTATATTGGCCTTAATGACGAACGAATCGATCTTCGCCGTGCGGCCGCTTGGTGTCCGTGAAGTCAACACAGGAACGGTGCTGGAGATCCTTCGGCGCCGTCAGACGACCCGGACCGAGCTCATCCGTCTTTCTGGATTGAGCAAGGCCACCGTCTCGGTGATCGTGGCCGACCTGCTCGAGCGCGGCCTGGTGCAGACAGCGGGACGGCAGCAGGAAGGGCGAGGCCGCAGTCGTGTCGTGCTGCAGTTCAACCCGCTGGCGCGCTCGGTGCTTGGAGCGCAGATTGCTGACGATGTCTGCACCATCGTGCTCACTGATTTGGATGGGAAAACCTACCGCCGAACCGCTCGTCCGCTACGCGGAACCGACCCGGGCGACGTCGTGGATGCGCTGGTCGAAGGGGTCACTGAGCTCCGGCCGTTCGCCGTCTCGCCGGTGCTCGGTCTCGGCGTCGGGACACCTGGAGTGGTCGACCGGGCGGGGCGACATATCACGATGGCCGTCTCGCATGGGTGGCGCGACGTGCCGATGGCCGCGCTGCTCGAGGAGCACTTGGGAGTACCGGTCCTGGTGGCGAATCGCGCCAAGGTCGCCGCGCTCGGCCACGTCGGTCACGGCGAACGCGATCGGCCGACAGATCTAATCTATGTCTTCCTTGGGAGAGGCGTCATCGCAGGTCTCGTCATCGACGGCCAGTTGTGCTTTGGGCGCGACGGCTGGGCGGGCGACATCGGTCACGTCACTGTGCGCCCCGACGGTGTCTTGTGCGGCTGCGGGAACCGCGGCTGCCTCTACACCGTGGCCGGCGAACATGCCATTCTCGCCCTCGCCCGATCCCACGCCCGCCACGCCGGCCCATCAACCTTGTTGCACACGCTCACGAACGGAAGGCTGGCCGAGCTCACCTTACCGCTCTTGGCCGACGCCGCCCACCATCGGGACGCGGCGGCGTTGGCAACGCTCGAGGAGATTGGCGCATGCCTCGGCATCGTTTTGGCAAACCTCGTGAACACGCTCAATCCCGACGCCGTCGTGCTCGGCGGCCCGAGCACGTGCCTCGGTGAGCCGCTGCTGGACGCCATCCGCCGCGAGCTCCACGTCCGCGCGGTCGTAGAGACCACACACGCACTCGATATCAGCATCTCGCAAGCCGGTGACGAAGCGGGCGCCGCGGGCGCCGCCATTCTCTGGATCAGTCGTACGCTTGTTGCCTCGACGACACTGAGGCTCCTGGGTGATCGCCGACCGGAGGTCACGCCGTTGGAGATCACACCACCCATGGCAGACCGAAACACCGATGGTGGCGCGACGGACAACTCGAGTGAGCGCGGGGGATAGAACCTTTCCGAACCCGAAACGGACGCCTCGGCGAGGCGTCCCTACCTAGTGCCCCGTAACAGTGATTCGTCACATAATTCCCGGGCGGGGCATCCCGGCTGGCTGCGTTGCTCGTCGGTCAAATACCGCCTGTATGCTCCCTCCTCGCGCCTTGCCAGCCGGGCGCCGCGCTCCGGGACTTATGCAACGAATCACTGTTACGGGACACTAGAAATCGCTGTGATATCTTCGGCGCGCGAACGCTGAGCTTCGAAAGGATCGATCCACAGACTCGTGCCGCGCATCCTACGCTCCATCGGTCCTGCGATCATCGTGGCGGCCGTGGTCCTGGGCCCCGGCAGCATCTTGACGAGCTCGCAGGTAGGCGCCCACTTCGGTTACCTGGGCGTACCGGTGCTCGCGGGCGCCGCCATCCTAATGATCGGCATGGTCGCCTTGTCGGCCAGGATTGGCGCCGTTTACGCGGGCAGTCCCTGCGACGAGCTGGCGTCGCGACTGGGCCGACCCGTTGCGCGCTTGGTCGGAATCACGGTCTTTGCCACCATTGCGCTCTTCCAGTCCGGCAACAACATCGCCATCATCGCGGGCCTGGAGCCGCTCCTCGGCGATCCAGCCGGCACGGAAACAACCGCTCTCGGCCCATGGACCAAGGGGAGCCTCCTTGTCGCCGTCAACCTCTGCGCGACGCTCAGCCTCTTCCACACGCGAGATTTGTACGGCCGCATCGAGCAGCTCATGAAGATCCTGGTCGCCGTCATGGTGGCGGCGTTCCTGATCAACTTCGTTGTCGTCTTCACGAAGCCGCACGACGACCACGCGTTCTCCGCGTGGCACGGGAGCGACGTCGACATCATCCCCGTGCTCGGCCTGATCGGGACGACGCTCTCGCTGGCTGGCGCCTTCTTCCAGGCGTATCTCGTGAAGGAGAAGGGCTGGGGCGTCACGCAGACGCGTGACAGCTTGATCGACTCGGTGCTCAGCATCACCGTGCTGGCCTTCATCACGGCTCTGATCCTCACGACGGCCGCGCGGGTCTTCTACGGCCAACCGGCCCCTGTGCGGCTGGTCAGCGCGGCCGATGTGGCGCGGCAATTGGAGCCCTCCTTCGGCGCCGCGGCGAAGATCATCTTCTGCCTTGGGATTCTGGCGGCCGCCTCGAGCTCCTTCCTGGTGAACGCGATGATCGGCGGCACGGTGCTGGCGGACTCGCTTGGCAAAGGCAGCCGCCTGAACGACAGGTGGCCTCTCTGGTGCACGACGGCGGCGCTCTGGGGAGGTGGATCCATCGCCATCCGTTCGCTCTGGAGCGAAGGCAGCACGGTCGCGCTCATCACGCTGGCCCAGGCGCTGACGGTGCTGGGCACGCCGGCGCTCGGCCTCGCGCTCATCTATCTTGGTGTTCGCAGCCGCAAGGAGCTCGCCGATGACCGCAAAGTCCCCGTATGGATGCTCGGACTGGCGGCGATCGGCGTGCTCCTCGCCTGCGGCCTCGTCTCCGTGACCGCCGCCAGGCTGCTCGACAGGCTGTGACCGACGACGCCATGCACACGGCCCACGACCATGGGCGCCGCACCGCTGGCCGCCCTAAAGGGCCGCCCTACGTAACGCTGAGAGGGGAAGGATGGACTACGGCTCGCTCCACTTGGCCTGCATCCAGGCGCGCAGTCCTAGCGTGGAGCGCGAGAGTCGGAGTCCGGGGTCTAGCGCTTCGGCCTCGTCCAGGGCACGCCGCGCCGCGTCGTGCTGGCCGCGCCGCTCCAGAGCGAGCGAGAGCTGATAGTGAGCCGGCGCGTAATCGGGCGCTCTCTTGACCGCGGAGCGAAACGCTCGAAGCGCCTCTGCGACATCCCCCTTTTCGAGTCTACGAATGCCGCTGAACGTCATGAAGGTGGCTGCCTCCGCCGCCCCCTTCTCCTGCCGTTGCTCCTCGGCAAGGCGGATGTGCTCGAGCGCCTCGTCGACGTCGCCCTGCTGGCGAAGCGCGAGTCCCAGCGAATAGTGCGCCGCCGGAAACTTGGGTTGGCTGCTCACCGCTCTGCGGAGGACGTCGATCGCCGACTCGAGGGCTCCACGTTCCCGGTGGATCGTGCCCAACGCAAAGAGCGCCTCGGCGTAACGCGGCCGCATCTCGATCGCCTGCCTGATCCAGGACACCGCCTCGCCGCTCTTGCCCTGCTGCCAGAGCGTGAAGCCCAACGAATAGGCCGCCTCGGGAAACTCAGCTCTCTGCTCGAGCGCCTTCCGGAGCTGAGCCGACGCCTCCGCGAGCCGGTCTTGCGCCTTCAGCGCCATGCCCACGTTGTAGACCAAGACGGCGTTGGTCGGATCCGCCCGCAGGATCTCACGGTAGATCGTCTCCGCCGATCCGGGATCGCCACGCTCCATGTAGGCGAGCGCGAGATTGTGCTTCGCTGGCTGGTACTCTGGATGACGCGCCAGCAGTCTGCGAAACGTCGCCACCGCCGCGTCGAGGTCGCCCACGCGAAGCTGCGTCAAGCCGAGGCTGTTGTGAGCCTGCAGGAAGCTTGGCTTGCGACGTATCGCTTCGCGGAACGCGCGCAACGCCCCGCCGTAATCGCCCAGCTCGCGCAGCGCCGAGCCCAGGCTGTGGTGCGCCTCCGCATTGTCGACGCCGGATTTCAGCGCGAGCTCGAAGTGGTCGATCGCCGTCTCGGGCCGCCCCAAGCGCTGCAGGCTGAGGCCCATGAAATAGTGCGCTTCGCCGAGCTCCGGCGACAGGTGAATGGCCCGTTGTAGCTCGTCGACCGCTGCCTTCCACTGACGCGTCCAGTACAGAGAGACACCCAAGGCGTAGCGAGCCTCGGCCGATTGCGGGTCTTGCTTCAGGGCCTCCCGCAGCTCACGGAATCCCTCTTCCCACTTTCCCTCTTGCTGCAGCCGCAGCGCCCGATCGAGATGCCGACGCACCCTCTCGGAGGACGGCTGCTGCTCCGAAGCCGCCGTGGCGCCGGCGACGGCCGTCACCAGCAGCAACGCCACCTTGATCGAGCGTGTGATGCCCCGCCGGCTCTCGAGAAACTCTCCCACCATGCCGCGGCATATCAAAGGTCACTACCCGTGGCTGGTGTCATGTTGGCCGAGGGCGCCACAAGCCTTCAGGAAGTTCGCCGTGATGCGCTGCACGCGCTCGTCGGGACCGTGC includes these proteins:
- a CDS encoding ROK family protein, with amino-acid sequence MTNESIFAVRPLGVREVNTGTVLEILRRRQTTRTELIRLSGLSKATVSVIVADLLERGLVQTAGRQQEGRGRSRVVLQFNPLARSVLGAQIADDVCTIVLTDLDGKTYRRTARPLRGTDPGDVVDALVEGVTELRPFAVSPVLGLGVGTPGVVDRAGRHITMAVSHGWRDVPMAALLEEHLGVPVLVANRAKVAALGHVGHGERDRPTDLIYVFLGRGVIAGLVIDGQLCFGRDGWAGDIGHVTVRPDGVLCGCGNRGCLYTVAGEHAILALARSHARHAGPSTLLHTLTNGRLAELTLPLLADAAHHRDAAALATLEEIGACLGIVLANLVNTLNPDAVVLGGPSTCLGEPLLDAIRRELHVRAVVETTHALDISISQAGDEAGAAGAAILWISRTLVASTTLRLLGDRRPEVTPLEITPPMADRNTDGGATDNSSERGG
- a CDS encoding tetratricopeptide repeat protein, with the translated sequence MVGEFLESRRGITRSIKVALLLVTAVAGATAASEQQPSSERVRRHLDRALRLQQEGKWEEGFRELREALKQDPQSAEARYALGVSLYWTRQWKAAVDELQRAIHLSPELGEAHYFMGLSLQRLGRPETAIDHFELALKSGVDNAEAHHSLGSALRELGDYGGALRAFREAIRRKPSFLQAHNSLGLTQLRVGDLDAAVATFRRLLARHPEYQPAKHNLALAYMERGDPGSAETIYREILRADPTNAVLVYNVGMALKAQDRLAEASAQLRKALEQRAEFPEAAYSLGFTLWQQGKSGEAVSWIRQAIEMRPRYAEALFALGTIHRERGALESAIDVLRRAVSSQPKFPAAHYSLGLALRQQGDVDEALEHIRLAEEQRQEKGAAEAATFMTFSGIRRLEKGDVAEALRAFRSAVKRAPDYAPAHYQLSLALERRGQHDAARRALDEAEALDPGLRLSRSTLGLRAWMQAKWSEP